One genomic region from Danio aesculapii chromosome 24, fDanAes4.1, whole genome shotgun sequence encodes:
- the mtfr1 gene encoding mitochondrial fission regulator 1 isoform X2 codes for MGHPEVLSEELPQIFPWPLVLVYIFSCPVCQECSMSALGASFLNSPNGPNVATLADVAWIDREESDGPRRIRCEADSGLVFRTQERRPLRRQRSLPSIHQVEPAKQSQTVINDEAIQKISVLETELAKLRAQIAQIVQAQEQSAQSPAPGGPPVPPPMAPVPPPPPPPPPPPPPCPTPSMQRSYSAIDLIRERRGKKAEQNTVLDSATKKPELPNMLDVLKDMGKVKLRSVKSHQEDGNVKAKPVEPTDAAAMIAEALKRKFAHRFRNDSECDGAFTFTASENKPHVETPLFGQHMLKSTGRRKMH; via the exons ATGGGTCATCCAGAAGTATTGTCAGAAGAATTGCCACAAATCTTCCCCTGGCCCCTTGTCCTCGTGTACATTTTCAG CTGTCCTGTATGTCAGGAATGCAGCATGTCTGCTTTAG GAGCGAGTTTCCTCAACAGCCCAAATGGGCCAAACGTGGCCACGCTCGCTGACGTTGCCTGGATCGACAGAGAAGAGAGCGATGGTCCTAGGAGAATCAg ATGTGAGGCAGATTCAGGGTTGGTTTTTCGCACTCAGGAGCGGCGGCCCCTGAGACGTCAGCGGTCATTACCCAGCATTCACCAGGTTGAACCCGCGAAACAGAGCCAGACTGTTATCAATGATGAAGCTATTCAGAAGATCAGCGTTCTGGAGACGGAGCTGGCCAAACTAAGAGCGCAAATCGCACAGATTGTCCAGGCACAGGAGCAAAGCGCTCAGTCCCCAG CACCAGGTGGTCCTCCTGTACCTCCACCAATGGCTCCAGTTCctcctccaccaccaccaccaccacctcctcctcctccgtgTCCCACTCCCAGCATGCAGAGAAGCTATTCCGCTATTGACCTCATCCGAGAGCGCCGTGGAAAAAAGGCTGAGCAGAACACAGTATTGGACTCGGCCACTAAAAAGCCAGAGCTTCCCAACATGCTCGATGTGCTGAAAGACATGGGCAAAGTCAAGCTGCGCTCAGTTAAGAG CCATCAAGAGGATGGAAATGTGAAAGCCAAACCTGTTGAACCCACAGATGCAGCGGCAATGATCGCAGAAGCCCTGAAACGCAAGTTCGCTCACCGCTTTCGAAATGACAGCGAATGTGACGGCGCTTTTACCTTCACTGCTTCTGAGAATAAACCCCATGTGGAAACACCGCTG TTTGGACAGCACATGCTGAAATCGACTGGAAGGAGGAAAATGCATTAG
- the mtfr1 gene encoding mitochondrial fission regulator 1 isoform X1, translated as MIGNHRRIEMDLAVGSSSKHYGSSRSIVRRIATNLPLAPCPRVHFQLHPFASGASFLNSPNGPNVATLADVAWIDREESDGPRRIRCEADSGLVFRTQERRPLRRQRSLPSIHQVEPAKQSQTVINDEAIQKISVLETELAKLRAQIAQIVQAQEQSAQSPAPGGPPVPPPMAPVPPPPPPPPPPPPPCPTPSMQRSYSAIDLIRERRGKKAEQNTVLDSATKKPELPNMLDVLKDMGKVKLRSVKSHQEDGNVKAKPVEPTDAAAMIAEALKRKFAHRFRNDSECDGAFTFTASENKPHVETPLFGQHMLKSTGRRKMH; from the exons ATGATTGGAAATCATAGACGGATAGAAATGGACCTG GCTGTAGGATCATCATCAAAGCATTATGGGTCATCCAGAAGTATTGTCAGAAGAATTGCCACAAATCTTCCCCTGGCCCCTTGTCCTCGTGTACATTTTCAG CTTCATCCGTTTGCTTCAGGAGCGAGTTTCCTCAACAGCCCAAATGGGCCAAACGTGGCCACGCTCGCTGACGTTGCCTGGATCGACAGAGAAGAGAGCGATGGTCCTAGGAGAATCAg ATGTGAGGCAGATTCAGGGTTGGTTTTTCGCACTCAGGAGCGGCGGCCCCTGAGACGTCAGCGGTCATTACCCAGCATTCACCAGGTTGAACCCGCGAAACAGAGCCAGACTGTTATCAATGATGAAGCTATTCAGAAGATCAGCGTTCTGGAGACGGAGCTGGCCAAACTAAGAGCGCAAATCGCACAGATTGTCCAGGCACAGGAGCAAAGCGCTCAGTCCCCAG CACCAGGTGGTCCTCCTGTACCTCCACCAATGGCTCCAGTTCctcctccaccaccaccaccaccacctcctcctcctccgtgTCCCACTCCCAGCATGCAGAGAAGCTATTCCGCTATTGACCTCATCCGAGAGCGCCGTGGAAAAAAGGCTGAGCAGAACACAGTATTGGACTCGGCCACTAAAAAGCCAGAGCTTCCCAACATGCTCGATGTGCTGAAAGACATGGGCAAAGTCAAGCTGCGCTCAGTTAAGAG CCATCAAGAGGATGGAAATGTGAAAGCCAAACCTGTTGAACCCACAGATGCAGCGGCAATGATCGCAGAAGCCCTGAAACGCAAGTTCGCTCACCGCTTTCGAAATGACAGCGAATGTGACGGCGCTTTTACCTTCACTGCTTCTGAGAATAAACCCCATGTGGAAACACCGCTG TTTGGACAGCACATGCTGAAATCGACTGGAAGGAGGAAAATGCATTAG